From Anaerolineales bacterium, a single genomic window includes:
- the trpD gene encoding anthranilate phosphoribosyltransferase encodes MLKPYLAKVLDRQDLSPEEAEAAMGIIMRGEATDAQIGGYLMALRMKGECVDEITGSARAMRGVASKVPLENGEEPIFDIVGTGGDGAHTFNISTAGAFVIAGTGRKVAKHGNRAASSRCGSADVLGELGVQVDLEPQAVAECIEEIGIGFMFAPRFHPAMKYAIGPRRELGQRSIFNLLGPLTNPADASHLLLGVYDAELTEPIANVLRALGGKAAMVLNGHGGIDELATSGPNKVSHLRNGEVRTYDLDPETLGLPRSDLESLRGGDPPENAQIIRDLFQGKDTGPKRDVLLLNAGAALAVESGDLAAGIEEARQSLDSGKALEKLERFIEFSQKMVKH; translated from the coding sequence ATGTTGAAGCCATATCTAGCGAAAGTGTTGGATCGTCAAGATCTGTCCCCTGAGGAGGCCGAAGCCGCCATGGGGATCATCATGCGCGGCGAAGCCACCGACGCACAAATCGGTGGTTACCTCATGGCACTACGCATGAAGGGGGAATGTGTGGACGAAATCACCGGCAGCGCCCGCGCCATGCGCGGGGTCGCCAGCAAAGTTCCCCTGGAAAACGGAGAGGAACCGATTTTCGACATCGTCGGAACCGGCGGTGACGGCGCCCACACCTTCAACATTTCCACCGCCGGTGCGTTCGTCATCGCCGGCACGGGGCGTAAAGTGGCCAAACACGGCAACCGCGCCGCATCATCGCGCTGCGGAAGCGCCGACGTGCTCGGTGAACTGGGCGTGCAGGTGGACCTGGAACCGCAAGCGGTGGCCGAGTGCATCGAGGAAATTGGCATCGGCTTCATGTTCGCACCCCGCTTCCATCCAGCCATGAAGTACGCCATCGGCCCGCGCCGCGAACTGGGCCAGCGTTCGATCTTCAACTTGCTCGGACCGCTCACCAATCCCGCGGACGCCAGTCACCTGCTTCTTGGCGTCTACGACGCCGAACTCACCGAGCCGATCGCCAACGTACTCCGCGCCTTGGGCGGGAAAGCCGCCATGGTCCTCAACGGTCACGGCGGCATCGACGAGCTGGCCACGAGCGGGCCCAACAAGGTGAGCCACCTGCGCAACGGCGAAGTGCGCACCTATGATCTGGATCCAGAGACGCTGGGATTGCCGCGCTCCGATCTCGAATCCCTGCGCGGCGGCGACCCGCCGGAAAACGCGCAGATCATCCGGGACCTGTTCCAGGGCAAAGATACGGGTCCGAAGCGCGATGTGCTCCTGTTGAACGCTGGCGCTGCGCTGGCGGTCGAAAGCGGCGATCTCGCCGCCGGCATCGAAGAAGCGCGCCAATCCCTGGACAGCGGCAAGGCCCTGGAGAAATTGGAACGGTTCATCGAGTTCAGCCAGAAAATGGTGAAGCACTAG
- the serA gene encoding phosphoglycerate dehydrogenase, with the protein MYRILITEDIGPAGLALIDEADDAAYDMIHLPERERLLEIIGDYDAIITRSGTAMDEEVFAAATNLKIAARAGVGLDNIDVDAATVRGIQVMNTPGANTLGATELTMALLLGLCRNLPKANDSIKKGEWTRKVFMGTELNGKTLGVVGLGRIGSRVATRCQAFGMTVIAYDPYIAEEIAERIRVELVAELDELLARADVITIHTPLNEETCGMIAAPEIAKMKDGVRIVNAARGGIIEEQALYDALKSGKIAGAALDVYSNEPPKTDLLQKLIRLPNVVTTPHIGASTHESQHGVAVQVAQQVLDALRGDNYRNIVNMPFAEGVDYQTLAPYMTLAEKIGALQMQLIHGRVSRVEVEYRGEELEPHTKLLTVGLLKGMLAPILSDTVNYVNAPRLAAERGILVSQARHPAAEDYMNVILCRVVSNEESRLIGGALFLRTEPRIVLIDNMRLDAVADGWTLVMTSHDEPGVMGRVGTLLGEHGVNIAHWHMGREAPGGKQISIINIDSPADEEALEAITDLPQVIHLEQVSL; encoded by the coding sequence ATGTACCGCATTCTGATCACCGAAGACATCGGCCCTGCAGGGTTGGCGCTGATCGACGAAGCCGACGATGCAGCTTACGACATGATCCATCTCCCCGAAAGAGAGAGACTGCTCGAGATCATCGGCGACTACGATGCCATCATCACGCGTTCCGGCACGGCGATGGACGAAGAGGTGTTCGCCGCCGCGACGAATCTCAAAATCGCCGCGCGCGCCGGCGTCGGCCTGGATAACATCGACGTGGACGCCGCCACCGTGCGCGGCATTCAAGTCATGAACACGCCGGGGGCAAACACGCTCGGCGCCACGGAGCTGACCATGGCACTCCTGCTCGGCTTGTGCCGCAATCTGCCCAAAGCCAACGATTCCATTAAGAAGGGGGAATGGACGCGCAAGGTGTTCATGGGGACCGAGCTCAACGGGAAGACCCTGGGGGTCGTCGGTTTGGGGCGCATCGGCTCCCGGGTGGCCACTCGTTGTCAGGCTTTTGGCATGACCGTGATCGCCTACGATCCCTATATCGCCGAGGAGATTGCGGAACGTATCCGTGTGGAACTCGTCGCCGAACTCGACGAACTCCTGGCCCGCGCGGATGTCATCACCATTCACACGCCGTTGAACGAAGAGACCTGCGGCATGATCGCTGCCCCGGAAATCGCCAAGATGAAAGACGGCGTGAGGATCGTCAACGCCGCACGTGGTGGAATCATCGAGGAGCAAGCCTTATACGATGCCCTGAAATCCGGAAAGATCGCGGGCGCCGCCCTGGACGTTTACAGCAATGAACCTCCAAAGACGGATCTGCTGCAGAAATTGATCCGCCTGCCCAACGTCGTGACAACGCCGCACATTGGGGCCAGCACCCACGAATCCCAGCACGGGGTCGCCGTACAGGTGGCCCAGCAGGTTCTCGACGCGCTGCGGGGCGACAACTACCGCAACATCGTCAACATGCCCTTCGCCGAGGGTGTGGACTACCAAACACTGGCGCCCTACATGACTCTCGCCGAGAAGATCGGCGCCCTGCAGATGCAGTTGATTCACGGCCGCGTCAGCCGGGTCGAGGTGGAATACCGAGGTGAAGAGCTGGAACCCCACACCAAGCTGCTCACCGTAGGCCTGCTCAAGGGCATGCTGGCCCCGATACTTTCGGACACGGTGAATTACGTGAATGCCCCCCGTCTTGCGGCCGAACGCGGCATTCTGGTTTCCCAGGCCCGCCATCCGGCCGCGGAAGATTACATGAACGTCATACTCTGCCGGGTGGTCTCCAATGAGGAATCCCGCCTGATCGGCGGTGCGTTGTTTCTGCGCACCGAACCGCGCATCGTGTTGATCGACAACATGCGCCTCGACGCCGTCGCCGATGGATGGACTCTGGTGATGACCAGCCACGACGAACCGGGAGTGATGGGACGCGTGGGGACGCTTCTGGGCGAACACGGCGTCAACATTGCCCACTGGCATATGGGGCGCGAAGCGCCGGGTGGCAAACAGATTTCGATCATCAACATCGACTCACCCGCCGACGAAGAAGCGCTCGAGGCCATCACCGACTTGCCTCAGGTGATCCATCTGGAACAAGTCTCGCTCTGA
- a CDS encoding HAD-IB family phosphatase has product MSQKPVSRLQSFQHVFFDCESTLTSVEGIDELARIKGQFEYISELTRKAMEGEIELEAVYDERLKRLQPTRADLRLIARAYCENVVPNAKEVIAALKAGGCEVSIISGGLLQSVLKFARWLGVSADKVRAVPIKFDQLSGEWWRFDQNQYGGNPEEHFLDIAPTPLVETEGKRAVIAELAGNESRTMLVGDGITDLEARQTVKLFVGFGGVVRRERVAEEADVFIESPGLEAVVPLALAEGKAKRLQGTEHEAVFRAGIEVLKQGLVQFHNPTLKRQINARLQSFEAVDDPLIDLLHMSGYNS; this is encoded by the coding sequence ATGAGTCAAAAACCCGTATCCCGATTGCAGAGTTTCCAGCACGTTTTCTTCGATTGCGAAAGCACGTTGACTTCGGTCGAAGGCATCGATGAACTGGCGCGTATCAAGGGCCAATTCGAATACATCTCCGAACTTACACGCAAAGCCATGGAAGGCGAAATCGAACTCGAGGCGGTGTACGACGAGCGCTTGAAAAGACTGCAGCCCACGCGCGCGGATTTACGCCTGATCGCCCGCGCCTACTGCGAGAACGTCGTGCCGAACGCAAAAGAAGTGATCGCCGCCTTGAAGGCTGGCGGCTGCGAAGTCTCGATCATCAGCGGCGGACTGCTGCAGTCGGTTTTGAAGTTCGCCCGTTGGCTGGGCGTTTCTGCGGACAAAGTGCGCGCCGTGCCCATCAAATTCGACCAGCTTTCCGGCGAATGGTGGCGCTTCGATCAAAATCAGTACGGCGGCAATCCCGAAGAGCACTTCCTCGACATCGCCCCGACCCCGTTGGTAGAGACGGAGGGAAAGCGCGCCGTGATCGCCGAGTTGGCTGGGAACGAATCCCGCACGATGCTCGTCGGCGACGGGATCACCGACCTGGAAGCGCGCCAGACGGTCAAGCTGTTCGTCGGCTTCGGTGGCGTGGTACGCAGGGAACGCGTCGCCGAGGAAGCGGACGTGTTCATCGAATCGCCGGGACTGGAAGCCGTGGTTCCCCTGGCGTTGGCGGAAGGCAAAGCCAAGCGTTTGCAAGGAACGGAACACGAAGCGGTTTTCCGGGCTGGAATTGAGGTTTTGAAACAAGGACTGGTACAATTTCACAACCCGACCTTGAAACGACAGATCAACGCTCGGCTGCAGTCGTTCGAAGCTGTTGACGATCCCTTGATCGATCTGCTTCACATGTCTGGCTATAACTCCTAG
- the lysX gene encoding lysine biosynthesis protein LysX yields MQIGMIVSRVRREEKLLMEAFQARDIQIDVFNDGEFILNPLDPDPRWLAYDLILERSISSSRTLTTLQILEAWGVPTLNNFHTASTCSDKLSTTLALARHSVPQAQVSIAFTEDSILQAIENQGYPAVLKPLTGSWGRLVTKVNDRESAEAILEHRFTLGNYPYHTGYVQEFVRKPNGRDIRSFVVGGQALCAIYRTSEHWITNTARGGVASNCEISGEIADISQRAAAAVGGGIVAIDLFETDAGYLVNEVNHSMEFRNSIEPTGVDIPAAIVEFALQTAAESAAVREAQI; encoded by the coding sequence ATGCAGATCGGCATGATCGTCTCGAGGGTCCGGCGCGAGGAAAAGCTTCTCATGGAAGCGTTTCAAGCGCGCGATATCCAGATCGACGTGTTCAACGACGGGGAGTTCATCCTCAATCCCCTCGATCCGGACCCGCGTTGGCTGGCGTACGATCTGATCCTCGAACGCAGCATCAGCAGCTCCCGCACGCTCACCACGCTGCAGATCCTGGAAGCCTGGGGGGTTCCGACTCTGAACAATTTTCACACTGCGAGCACCTGCAGCGACAAACTCAGCACAACGCTGGCGCTGGCGCGCCATTCCGTTCCGCAGGCGCAGGTCAGCATTGCCTTCACGGAAGATTCGATTCTGCAAGCGATCGAGAATCAGGGTTATCCTGCCGTTCTCAAACCGCTAACCGGTTCGTGGGGGCGTCTGGTGACCAAAGTCAACGATCGAGAATCGGCGGAAGCGATCCTGGAACATCGCTTCACGCTGGGCAATTATCCCTACCACACCGGTTACGTCCAGGAATTCGTCCGCAAACCCAACGGCCGTGACATCCGCTCGTTCGTCGTGGGCGGCCAGGCGTTGTGCGCCATCTACCGCACGTCCGAACATTGGATCACCAACACGGCGCGCGGCGGCGTAGCCAGCAATTGCGAGATCAGCGGGGAAATCGCTGACATCTCCCAACGCGCCGCAGCCGCCGTGGGCGGCGGAATCGTCGCCATCGATCTCTTTGAAACGGACGCCGGCTACCTGGTCAACGAAGTCAACCACTCGATGGAATTCCGCAACAGCATCGAGCCCACGGGGGTCGACATCCCCGCAGCGATCGTGGAGTTCGCGCTCCAGACGGCAGCGGAAAGTGCCGCCGTTCGGGAGGCGCAGATATGA
- a CDS encoding aminodeoxychorismate/anthranilate synthase component II has product MLVVIDNYDSFTYNLVQYFGELGVEIEVFRNDKVTVDQIAALQPNHVVISPGPGTPLDAGISNRLIEELGASTPILGVCLGHQCIGHVFGGEIVRAPRLMHGKTSQIHHQGDGLFAGLPSPFEATRYHSLIINQPVPPSLLVTARTAADEIMGVRHREYPIYGVQFHPESFLTQHGMQILRNFLSLGRNGMQKPEMQPAAAREE; this is encoded by the coding sequence ATGCTGGTAGTGATCGACAATTACGATTCTTTCACCTACAACCTGGTTCAATATTTCGGCGAACTCGGCGTGGAAATCGAAGTCTTCCGCAACGACAAAGTCACGGTCGACCAAATCGCAGCCTTACAGCCCAATCACGTCGTTATCTCACCCGGCCCCGGCACACCACTGGATGCCGGCATTTCCAACCGGCTCATCGAAGAACTGGGTGCATCGACTCCCATATTGGGCGTCTGTCTTGGGCATCAATGCATCGGGCACGTATTCGGCGGCGAGATCGTACGCGCCCCGCGTTTGATGCACGGAAAAACCTCGCAGATACACCACCAGGGCGACGGATTGTTCGCCGGTCTCCCCAGCCCATTCGAAGCCACGCGCTATCATTCGCTGATCATCAACCAGCCTGTACCGCCAAGTCTGCTGGTCACCGCCCGCACGGCGGCGGACGAAATCATGGGCGTTCGCCATCGTGAATATCCGATTTACGGCGTGCAGTTCCACCCCGAATCGTTTCTCACGCAGCACGGAATGCAAATCCTGCGAAATTTCCTATCCCTTGGCCGCAACGGGATGCAAAAACCAGAAATGCAGCCCGCAGCAGCCAGGGAAGAATAA
- the lysW gene encoding lysine biosynthesis protein LysW — translation MSNQTCTECGAEINLTDDVVLNEILPCPECGVELEIVDLDPLTLALAPEVEEDWGE, via the coding sequence ATGTCTAACCAAACATGCACAGAATGCGGAGCGGAGATCAACCTTACGGATGATGTCGTCTTGAACGAAATCCTGCCCTGCCCCGAGTGCGGCGTCGAACTGGAGATCGTCGACCTCGACCCACTGACCCTGGCATTGGCCCCGGAAGTCGAAGAGGACTGGGGCGAGTAG
- a CDS encoding phosphoribosylanthranilate isomerase, translating into MKIKICGLTNLEDALAAIECGADMLGFNFYPPSPRSISTENCAGIVGELRRRHPLVETVGVFVNETAEAVQRTLAACDLQYAQLHGDETPADVQALAAHAYKAIRPRSAQEAREQLQQYAGIGVPLPALLLDAYQMGVYGGTGEVADWEIAAQLARLAPLLLAGGLTPDNVLAAVEQVRPWGMDVASGVESAPGKKDVIKMKAFVQTVRERETETPAC; encoded by the coding sequence TTGAAGATCAAAATCTGCGGACTCACGAATCTCGAGGATGCCCTGGCCGCCATCGAATGCGGTGCAGACATGCTGGGCTTCAACTTCTATCCGCCGAGCCCGCGTTCGATCTCCACCGAAAACTGCGCCGGTATCGTCGGCGAACTGCGCCGGCGACACCCGCTCGTCGAGACGGTTGGCGTGTTCGTGAACGAAACAGCCGAGGCGGTCCAACGGACGTTGGCAGCGTGTGACCTGCAGTATGCCCAGCTGCACGGCGACGAAACACCCGCCGATGTTCAGGCGCTTGCTGCACACGCCTACAAAGCTATCCGGCCCAGGTCGGCGCAAGAAGCTCGCGAACAACTCCAGCAGTACGCCGGAATCGGTGTGCCACTCCCGGCTTTGCTCCTGGATGCTTATCAAATGGGCGTCTATGGTGGCACGGGCGAAGTGGCGGATTGGGAGATCGCTGCCCAATTGGCTCGCTTGGCGCCGCTGCTGCTCGCCGGCGGACTCACTCCGGACAACGTGCTTGCGGCGGTCGAGCAGGTGCGGCCCTGGGGCATGGACGTGGCCTCCGGTGTGGAAAGCGCGCCCGGCAAGAAAGACGTAATAAAAATGAAGGCGTTCGTACAAACTGTACGAGAACGAGAAACGGAGACACCTGCATGTTGA
- the trpE gene encoding anthranilate synthase component I: MEKTTSRNHTGESHPTNLVPVVRELPADLETPVSVYLKLSELGPGFLLESVTGGEQVARYSFIGAGLSEAFVLRGTNLEHHNAGEVSAATLPEDVNPVDALRAQIRQYRPELPSGLPRFVGGLVGYLGYEMMRYFEPSLSSLPVGDLPDAVFLQADTVIAFDHAFGRLVLLTYAETDGDEGLALREANGRLDRLQERISGPLHPQDHPSPSGEPQELTSNMSPEHYCQAVERAKEYIAAGDIFQVVVSQRFSRRTSADAFSVYRALRALNPSPYMFFFNFGDFAGDPALYIIGASPEMHVRLEGNEATIRPLAGTRRRGDSEAEDERFEQELLADPKERAEHVMLVDLARNDLGRVCDYGSVHVPIKMAVERYSHVMHIVSQVQGNLQPEYDAFDLMGATFPAGTVSGAPKIRAMEIIAELEGEARGPYAGAIGYFSYDGSLDSCIAIRTLVMHGDEVRIQAGAGLVADSVPEHELQETIDKASALAVALEMAEKGQI; encoded by the coding sequence ATGGAAAAAACGACGTCTCGAAATCATACCGGTGAAAGCCACCCCACCAACCTCGTGCCGGTGGTGCGGGAGCTGCCGGCCGACCTGGAAACGCCGGTTTCCGTGTACCTTAAACTGTCCGAACTCGGACCGGGGTTCCTGCTCGAGTCCGTGACAGGCGGCGAACAGGTCGCCCGTTATTCGTTCATCGGCGCCGGCCTCTCCGAGGCTTTCGTGCTGCGTGGAACCAACTTGGAGCATCACAACGCAGGAGAAGTATCTGCGGCTACGCTGCCGGAAGATGTCAACCCCGTCGATGCACTTCGGGCACAAATCCGTCAGTACCGGCCCGAACTGCCATCCGGTTTGCCGCGCTTCGTGGGCGGGCTCGTCGGCTACCTGGGATACGAAATGATGCGCTACTTCGAACCCAGCCTGTCCTCACTTCCTGTGGGCGATCTGCCGGACGCCGTTTTCCTGCAGGCCGATACCGTCATCGCCTTCGATCACGCCTTCGGACGCCTGGTATTGTTAACCTATGCCGAGACGGACGGCGACGAAGGGCTCGCGCTGCGGGAGGCCAACGGACGTCTCGACCGCTTGCAAGAACGTATCTCCGGTCCGTTGCACCCGCAAGATCATCCATCCCCTTCCGGCGAACCTCAGGAATTGACATCGAACATGTCCCCCGAACACTACTGCCAGGCCGTCGAGCGGGCCAAAGAATACATCGCCGCCGGGGACATCTTTCAGGTCGTCGTCTCGCAGCGCTTCTCGCGCCGCACGAGTGCCGATGCGTTTTCGGTGTACCGGGCGCTGCGGGCGTTGAACCCTTCGCCGTACATGTTCTTCTTCAACTTCGGCGATTTCGCCGGGGATCCTGCGTTGTACATCATCGGCGCCTCACCGGAAATGCACGTGCGTCTGGAAGGGAATGAGGCCACGATCCGTCCACTTGCCGGAACACGCCGCCGGGGGGACAGCGAAGCCGAAGATGAACGTTTCGAGCAGGAGCTGCTCGCCGATCCGAAGGAGCGCGCCGAGCACGTGATGCTCGTCGACCTCGCCCGCAACGATCTCGGTCGCGTGTGCGATTACGGTTCGGTACACGTCCCGATAAAAATGGCCGTCGAACGCTACTCGCACGTGATGCACATCGTCTCCCAGGTGCAGGGAAACCTCCAGCCGGAATACGATGCCTTCGACCTGATGGGCGCCACCTTCCCCGCCGGCACCGTCAGCGGCGCGCCGAAAATCCGGGCCATGGAAATCATCGCCGAGCTGGAAGGCGAAGCGCGGGGACCCTACGCCGGCGCGATCGGTTATTTCTCCTACGACGGCTCGCTGGATTCGTGCATCGCCATCCGCACGCTGGTGATGCATGGCGATGAAGTCCGCATTCAAGCCGGTGCGGGACTCGTAGCGGATTCGGTGCCGGAACATGAACTGCAGGAAACCATCGATAAGGCAAGCGCCCTGGCCGTGGCGCTGGAAATGGCAGAGAAAGGACAGATCTGA
- the trpC gene encoding indole-3-glycerol phosphate synthase TrpC has product MSLLEEIMAHKRQEVAVSKANLPFGEVRRRADERPAAVDFVEALRTASSNPALIAEVKRASPSRGELRADLDPVRLAKIYRDNGAAAVSVLTDQRYFQGRLDDLRAIADRFDGIPLLRKDFICDPYQVYEARGAGAAAVLLIVAALTQDTLAELYHLVDQCGMAALIEVHNEAELERALDLSPELIGINNRDLRDFSIDLRTTVRLRAMIPQETCVVAESGIHTPEDVARVYAAGADAILVGESLVRADDIGAQVRQLTGG; this is encoded by the coding sequence GTGAGTCTCCTGGAAGAGATCATGGCGCACAAGCGCCAGGAAGTTGCAGTAAGCAAAGCGAATCTGCCCTTTGGGGAAGTTCGCCGGCGGGCCGACGAACGGCCTGCGGCCGTGGATTTCGTGGAAGCGCTGCGCACTGCATCGTCAAATCCGGCCCTGATCGCAGAGGTGAAGCGCGCCTCCCCATCCCGTGGCGAGTTGCGCGCCGATCTCGATCCCGTCCGGCTGGCGAAAATCTACCGTGATAACGGCGCGGCGGCGGTCAGCGTGCTTACGGACCAGCGCTACTTTCAAGGCCGGCTGGATGATCTGCGCGCCATCGCCGATCGTTTCGACGGCATCCCCCTGCTGCGCAAGGACTTCATCTGCGATCCCTATCAGGTCTACGAAGCACGCGGGGCCGGCGCGGCCGCAGTGCTGTTGATCGTCGCCGCGTTGACCCAGGACACACTAGCCGAGCTTTATCACCTCGTGGATCAATGCGGCATGGCTGCGCTGATCGAAGTCCACAATGAAGCAGAACTCGAACGTGCGCTGGACCTGTCTCCAGAGTTGATCGGGATCAACAATAGAGACTTACGCGATTTCAGCATCGATCTGCGAACCACGGTCCGGCTGCGGGCGATGATTCCGCAAGAAACTTGCGTCGTCGCCGAAAGCGGCATCCACACACCCGAAGACGTAGCCAGAGTCTACGCCGCAGGCGCCGACGCCATTCTGGTCGGTGAATCGCTCGTACGCGCAGACGACATCGGCGCGCAGGTCCGCCAGCTTACAGGAGGCTAG
- the trpB gene encoding tryptophan synthase subunit beta: MLKDATPIAAKFGPYGGQFVPETLMPALEELQRAYQRLRADGTFQRELDTLLTTYAGRPTPLTHAKRLSEHLGGATIYLKREDLAHTGAHKINNALGQALLARAMGKKRIIAETGAGQHGVAVATVAALLGMACVVYMGSVDIERQHMNVLRMRLLGADVRPVTSGSKTLKDAINEAIRDWVTNVGDTYYLLGSALGPHPYPTIVRDFQTVIGVEAKAQMLEQAGAMPDVCVACVGGGSNAIGLFYAFLEDDDVELVGVEAGGEGIQSGHHASRFSDSRIGRPGVLHGTYSYVLQDEDGQIAQTHSISAGLDYPAVGPEHAYLREIGRAEYTYATDDQALEAFQLLSRLEGIIPALESAHAVAEAIQRAPKMSPEEIMLVNISGRGDKDLDTVSKII, translated from the coding sequence ATGTTGAAAGACGCTACCCCGATCGCCGCCAAGTTCGGCCCGTACGGTGGGCAATTCGTCCCGGAAACCTTGATGCCCGCATTGGAGGAACTGCAGCGCGCCTACCAGCGCCTGCGCGCCGACGGAACCTTCCAACGCGAACTCGACACGCTGCTGACCACCTACGCCGGACGTCCCACACCATTGACGCACGCAAAACGCCTCAGCGAGCATCTCGGCGGTGCCACGATCTACCTGAAGCGCGAAGATCTTGCCCACACCGGCGCGCATAAAATCAACAACGCGCTGGGTCAGGCATTACTCGCCAGGGCCATGGGCAAAAAACGCATCATCGCCGAGACCGGCGCCGGCCAGCACGGGGTGGCGGTGGCGACCGTTGCCGCGCTGCTGGGCATGGCGTGCGTCGTTTACATGGGCAGCGTCGACATCGAACGCCAGCACATGAACGTGCTGCGCATGCGCCTGCTTGGGGCAGACGTTCGTCCCGTGACTTCCGGCAGCAAGACACTTAAGGACGCCATCAACGAAGCCATCCGCGATTGGGTGACGAACGTAGGCGACACCTATTATCTACTCGGTTCGGCGCTGGGGCCGCATCCCTACCCCACGATCGTGCGCGATTTCCAGACCGTCATCGGCGTGGAAGCCAAGGCACAGATGCTCGAGCAGGCGGGCGCCATGCCGGATGTTTGTGTTGCCTGCGTTGGAGGCGGTTCGAACGCCATTGGGCTCTTCTACGCCTTCCTCGAGGACGACGACGTCGAACTGGTCGGTGTCGAAGCCGGCGGAGAGGGCATCCAGAGTGGACATCACGCCAGTCGTTTCAGCGACTCTCGCATCGGGCGGCCCGGCGTGCTCCACGGCACTTATTCCTACGTATTACAGGATGAAGACGGTCAAATCGCCCAAACGCATTCGATCTCGGCCGGATTGGATTATCCGGCGGTCGGACCCGAGCACGCTTATTTGCGCGAAATCGGTCGTGCAGAATACACCTACGCCACGGACGATCAAGCGCTCGAGGCGTTCCAGCTGCTCAGCCGTCTCGAAGGGATCATACCCGCACTCGAGTCGGCGCACGCCGTGGCCGAGGCCATCCAGCGGGCGCCGAAGATGTCGCCGGAGGAAATCATGCTGGTCAACATTTCCGGACGCGGCGACAAGGATTTGGATACCGTCTCCAAGATCATATAA
- the trpA gene encoding tryptophan synthase subunit alpha, which yields MDNIAAAFADAHPRACLMPYFTLGFPTACQSLDIIEAIAGAGADLIELGVPFSDPLADGPSIQYSTQVALENQINVAECFRLGLELRSRGVDQPILFMGYMNPILAFGVERFVREAKESGVDGFIVPDLPSEEASEIESLAEEQGLAYVHMLAPTSTEARVKDAAERSKGFLYLVSLTGTTGARTSLPQDLDAFIQRVRQYTSTPLALGFGISTPDQARTVGSLVDGVIVGSAIIDAARNASDAPKAAADLVRSLREALTLE from the coding sequence ATGGACAACATCGCTGCAGCCTTTGCCGACGCACATCCACGCGCGTGCTTGATGCCGTATTTCACGCTCGGTTTTCCCACCGCCTGCCAATCGCTGGACATCATCGAAGCCATCGCAGGCGCCGGCGCGGACCTGATCGAACTCGGCGTTCCCTTTTCCGATCCTCTGGCCGACGGACCGTCGATACAATACTCCACCCAGGTCGCACTCGAAAATCAGATCAACGTAGCCGAATGCTTCCGGCTTGGTTTAGAATTACGCTCGCGGGGAGTCGATCAGCCCATACTCTTCATGGGATACATGAATCCCATCCTCGCATTCGGCGTCGAGCGCTTCGTACGAGAGGCGAAAGAATCCGGCGTAGACGGTTTCATCGTGCCGGATTTGCCCTCGGAGGAGGCGTCGGAAATCGAATCGCTCGCAGAAGAACAAGGTCTTGCCTACGTGCACATGCTTGCCCCGACCTCGACCGAGGCCCGGGTAAAAGATGCAGCGGAACGTTCGAAGGGATTTCTCTATCTGGTATCGCTGACGGGCACGACCGGCGCACGCACTTCCCTGCCGCAAGATCTCGATGCGTTCATCCAGCGCGTGCGGCAGTACACGTCCACACCTCTGGCGCTCGGATTTGGCATCTCGACACCCGATCAAGCCCGCACCGTTGGGTCGTTGGTGGACGGCGTCATCGTCGGCTCGGCGATCATCGATGCGGCGCGGAACGCCAGCGATGCACCGAAAGCCGCGGCGGACCTGGTGCGCAGTTTACGAGAAGCGTTAACCTTGGAATGA